CGCGCTGACTTTCTCGGCGCAGGAGAGATAGAAATGAAGACATTGGCTCCCATGACACTGAGTGACTCCGCGCTGGACTTTATCGACGATGCGCGGCTTGAAACCATGCTGGCCGGCAAGCGCCCGGAACTGGCGCAGGTCGAGCAGATTGTGGCCAAGAGCCTGGACAAACAGGCCCTCAGTGTGGAGGAGACCGCGGTCCTTCTCAAGGCCGATCAACCCGCGGCGGTGGAACTCGTATTCGCTGCCGCGCGCCGGCTCAAACAGGAGGTCTACGGCAACCGGATAGTGCTCTTCGCCCCGCTATACGTGGGCAACCACTGCGTGAACGACTGCGTCTATTGCGCTTTCCGCCGCAGCAACCCCGAGTCGGTGCGCCGCACCCTGTCGCAGCCGGAGGTGGTGCGCCAGGTGGAAGCCCTGGAGAGCCACGGCCACAAGCGGCTCATTCTCGTGTTCGGCGAGCACCCGCTGTACGACGCCGAGTTCATGGCCGAGACGGTGCGCACGGTCTACGGGGTGCGCCAGGGCGTGGGCGGCGAGATCCGCCGGGTGAACATCAACGCCGCGCCGCTGGATCACGCGGGCTACAGGATAATGAAAGCCGCCGGGATCGGCACTTATCAGATATTCCAAGAGACATACCACCACGCCACCTACGCCTCCCTGCACCCGGCCGGCACGCGCAAGGCCGATTTCCTCTGGCGTCTGGACGGGCCCGGGCGGGCCATCGAGGCCGGCTGTGACGATGTCGGCATCGGGGCCCTGTTCGGCCTGGCCGACTGGCGTTTCGAGGTGCTGGGCCTGGTCAGCCACGCCCTGCACCTTCAGCAGCGTCACGGCGTGGGGCCGCACACGATCAGTTTCCCGCGCCTGCGCCCGGCCCAGGGAGTGGAGCACTCCGGCGCCAGTCTGGTGCGGGATGAGGATTTCAAGCGCCTGGTGGCGGTCCTGCGCCTGGCCGTGCCCTACACCGGACTGATCTGCACCGCCCGCGAGAACGCCGAACTGCGCCGCGAGATCATGGGTTTCGGCGTGAGCCAGATCGACGCCGGCAGCCGGATCGAGATCGGCGGCTACACCGAATGCGGAGATTCCCAGCTCATGGAGCGCGAGCAGTTCTGCCTGGGAGACATCCGCAGCCTGGACACGGTGATGGGCGAGCTGCTCCAGGACGGGTTCCTGCCCAGTTTCTGCACCGCCTGCTACCGTCTGGGCCGCACGGGCGAGCATTTCATGGAGTTCGCCATACCGGGGTTCATCAAACGCTATTGCACCCCCAACGCCCTGACCACCCTGACCGAGTACCTGGTGGATTACGCCAGCCCGGAAACCCGCGTCCTGGGCGCCGAGGTGGTGCGCAAGGAACTGGAAAAAATGGAGGAAAGTCCGCTCAAGGCCCAGCTTATCCAGAAACTGGAGCGGATCGACCGGGAC
This DNA window, taken from bacterium, encodes the following:
- the hydG gene encoding [FeFe] hydrogenase H-cluster radical SAM maturase HydG, with the protein product MKTLAPMTLSDSALDFIDDARLETMLAGKRPELAQVEQIVAKSLDKQALSVEETAVLLKADQPAAVELVFAAARRLKQEVYGNRIVLFAPLYVGNHCVNDCVYCAFRRSNPESVRRTLSQPEVVRQVEALESHGHKRLILVFGEHPLYDAEFMAETVRTVYGVRQGVGGEIRRVNINAAPLDHAGYRIMKAAGIGTYQIFQETYHHATYASLHPAGTRKADFLWRLDGPGRAIEAGCDDVGIGALFGLADWRFEVLGLVSHALHLQQRHGVGPHTISFPRLRPAQGVEHSGASLVRDEDFKRLVAVLRLAVPYTGLICTARENAELRREIMGFGVSQIDAGSRIEIGGYTECGDSQLMEREQFCLGDIRSLDTVMGELLQDGFLPSFCTACYRLGRTGEHFMEFAIPGFIKRYCTPNALTTLTEYLVDYASPETRVLGAEVVRKELEKMEESPLKAQLIQKLERIDRDGERDLYF